The stretch of DNA GTGGGTAAAAAACACATGGAAGGTGAAGCGGTGCTTAAGGGCGGACGTGATTTTTCAAATCATAATTTCGTATCCCTTTCCGATTTGCATGAGATGATGATTCGTTTGGTGTTTCATGATATGCTTCCTAAAAACGAACAATTCCGGATGGGGAAATTTGAACAGCGTTTTTTGTTGCGCCTATTGGGAAATCACCCGCGTGAAATCACACGCATGAGAACGAATCAATATGATTATCTCGAAGATGGCTATACCAATTTTTTATTGAATGGCGATTCTAAAGATCCGATTCCAAATCGTTACCGCATCATTAACATTGCAGGTTGGGCTAATGGATTTACTACGGATGTTGCTTATGTAATGGACATGCAATCGAATACTGAATTCTTTATTTCTGCCCGCATTTATACCAATAAGAATAAAGTAATTGGCGACGATACCTATGAATATTCCACGATTGCTCGTCCCTTTATGCAAGCATTCGGACAAAGCGTGCTCGATATCGAACGCAATCGTTCAAAAGAGTTTTTACCCAACCTGATTGTAATCGGAGGAATCTTTAAATAAGTTCCGGAATACGGATTTGCTTCAATAAGCGAATATAGCTCGGCGCAGTAGCATAACCGATGCGGGATAAAAACTGGTAGTAGTCGCCACCTTTATATTGACTGTCCTGCCATTTTTTATAGTATGCAACAGAAGCTGTCCAGTCCTCAAATTTCATGTATCCGCTTTTGGTTAAGAAACCAAAGAGATTATTGAATTTAAGTGAACAATTCCTGCAATTCAGCCATTTGGTTTCTGCAATAACTTGTTTTAACACCACTTCAGGATGTGCAATCCCCTGTTTTTTTAATTCGGAATACACATTTTGAATCGTGAGTTCCGGGATAAAACGGGCATTGTTGTTGGTATTGCTGAAAAAATAACTAACCGATACATACAACGGCAGAAACGAAAATATCGCACTCAGCAAGAGTTTAAATAATAGGTGTTTCATAGCAGTTTAACTTCTCGTATTTCGACTGCAAATTTCGGCCTTTTTCATCAACCGGGCAACACATATTGTTAACAGAGTTAATCTTTATGTCATTTTGACTTATTTTTAACATCTCAATTCCGAATGTCCTATGAATCATACGCTAAAGAAAAGCCATTCTACAGTGATAGGTGGTAAAGAAAAGGTCGATTTCGAAGAAATTAACAAAATGCATGTGCTTGCACGTATAGACACGGGTGCAAAAACATCATCGATTCACTGCGAAAAAGTATGGGTGGAACTGGAGGGTAAAAAGAAAGTTTTATGTGCGCATTTATTGCGTAAAACTTCTCAGGTTACGCGCTTTAAAAAATTTACGGTTCGTAAAGTCACCAGTTCAAATGGTATTTCGCAAACGAGGTACGTGGTTAAACTGAAAGTTAAGATTGGTACCGAAGTTTGGTTAACTGAATTTACCTTATCGAACCGCGATAAGATGTCGTACCCCGTATTGTTGGGAAGAAAGTTATTGCGCAAAGGATTTCTGGTGGATGTGAGTCGGAATTTTGTGTTGTCGGGCGAGGGTTCTCCTGCTCCAAATTAATTCTTCGTTACCTGATTTTTTTATCGTTCCTTGTTGTATCTTTAGTTCTGCCCTTAGGGCTTTTCCCCGTATTTTATTTTTGTTGACGAATGAAAATCGCGATCCTTTCCCGGAACCCGAAGCTGTATTCCACACGCCGTTTAGTGGAAGCTGCAAAACTTCGTGGTCATGATGTTGTGGTGTTAGACCATTTGAAATGTACCATGGTGAATGAGCATGGTAAACCTCGTATGTATTATAAGGGACAAGAATTATCGGGTATAGATGCAGTCATTCCCCGTATCGGATCTTCGGTTACTTTTTACGGAACAGCTGTTGTTCGTCAGTTCGAAATGATGAAGGTATTCAGCATTAATTCATCCGTATCCATTACACGCTCCAGAGATAAACTACGTTCCTTACAAATTTTTTCGCGACACGATATCGGTATTCCGAAAACAGTTTTTGCGGATCATCCGAAGGACATTGATAATTTATTAAATCTGGTTGGAGGTGCACCGGTGGTGATTAAGCTATTGGAGGGAACACAAGGAATTGGAGTTGTATTGGCTGAAACCAGAAACTCTGCGAAATCGGTCATTGAAGCGTTTTACGGATTGAATGCTTCATTCTTAATTCAGGAATTTATTCAGGAAGCAAAAGGTGCAGATTTACGTTGTTTCGTTGTAGGCGGAAGAGTAGTAGGGGCGATGCGTCGTCAAGGTTTAGAAGGTGAATTCCGCAGTAATCTTCATCGTGGAGGAAAGGCAGAAGTCATAAAAATTACCCGCGAAGAACGCAGAGCTGCATTGTTAGCCGCCAAAGCGATGGGATTAAATGTGGCAGGTGTGGATATGCTTCAATCGAAAAAGGGTCCACTCATTCTCGAAGTGAATTCCTCACCCGGATTAGAAGGTATCGAAGGCGCTACACAAGTGGATATTGCAGGACGCATCATCGAGTTCATCGAGACGCATTTTAAACGTGGTTATAAGAAGGATAAAATCCTGGGATAATTACATTCGCTCCGGAACACCAATACCCATTAATTGCAATCCCGTTTTTACCACATTGCCCGTAGCAATGGATAATGCAAGTCGCAATGTTTTTTTATCGGCATCTTCTTCTTTCAGGATGGTGAGCGACTGATAAAAATGATTATAGGTTTTTACCAATTCATACACATAGTTACCAATTAAAGCGGGACTCAATTCCTTCGCAGCATTTTTCACCACTTCCGGAAATTCGTTCAATAACAGCAATACCGATTTTTCTTCCGCTAATAAGGAACCTTCTTGTTTAACGGAAACGGTGTTGACGTCCGCCTTGCGTAAAATAGATCGGATTCTAGCGTAGGTATACTGCAAAAACGGACCGGTGTTTCCCTGGAAATCGATTGATTCAGCCGGATTAAACATCATTCGTTTTTTGGGATCAACTTTTAGAATAAAATATTTTAAAGCACCCATTCCCAGTGTATGGAATAATAAATCACGTTCTTCTTCCGGAACCTCATTTAATTTTCCGAGTTCCGTTGTTTTAGCTTTCGCTTCATCCTGCATTTCACGTGCTAAATCATCCGCATCCACCACCGTTCCTTCTCTCGATTTCATTTTTCCGGAAGGCAGATCTACCATTCCGTACGATAAATGAAATAATTCATTAGCCCATTCGTAACCTAGTTTTTTTAGAATGAGAAACAGTACTTTAAAATGATAATCCTGTTCATTTCCTACAGTATAAATCATACCGTTCATGCTAGGAAAATCCTTAAATCGTTCAATGGCTGTTCCGATATCCTGCGTGATATAAACTGAAGTTCCATCTCCCCTTAATACGAGTTTTTCATCCAGACCATCAGCGGTTAAATCGCACCATACCGAACCATCTTCTTTTTTAAAGAAAACACCTTTGGCCAATCCGTCCATCACCTGATCTTTTCCTAACAGGTAGGTGTCCGATTCATAATATAATTTGTCAAAATCAACCCCAATGGTTTTGTAGGTTTCATCAAATCCTTCATACACCCAACCATTCATTTTTTTCCAAAGCGCAATGGTATGCTCATCGCCTTTTTCCCATTGTAAAAGCATCTGTTGTGCTGCTTTCATCAATGTGGTTTTATTTTGAGCGATCTCTTTAATTTCACCTTTTACATCATCCATTTTCGATTCGAACGATGCAAGCGTTTTAACT from Flavobacteriales bacterium encodes:
- the argS gene encoding arginine--tRNA ligase, coding for MLAWEKFGNGETPQSSGLKGDKLVGKYYVKFDSALREELKPILAAIYEQRNLDLFADTEKENVQKLLDKFDQIQEAFLKEKSGFNADDFQLFGGEIAGIAGECAQEKSTFKSLSKAFESVEKPDAAQKELIKKVKTLASFESKMDDVKGEIKEIAQNKTTLMKAAQQMLLQWEKGDEHTIALWKKMNGWVYEGFDETYKTIGVDFDKLYYESDTYLLGKDQVMDGLAKGVFFKKEDGSVWCDLTADGLDEKLVLRGDGTSVYITQDIGTAIERFKDFPSMNGMIYTVGNEQDYHFKVLFLILKKLGYEWANELFHLSYGMVDLPSGKMKSREGTVVDADDLAREMQDEAKAKTTELGKLNEVPEEERDLLFHTLGMGALKYFILKVDPKKRMMFNPAESIDFQGNTGPFLQYTYARIRSILRKADVNTVSVKQEGSLLAEEKSVLLLLNEFPEVVKNAAKELSPALIGNYVYELVKTYNHFYQSLTILKEEDADKKTLRLALSIATGNVVKTGLQLMGIGVPERM
- a CDS encoding ATP-dependent zinc protease; this encodes MNHTLKKSHSTVIGGKEKVDFEEINKMHVLARIDTGAKTSSIHCEKVWVELEGKKKVLCAHLLRKTSQVTRFKKFTVRKVTSSNGISQTRYVVKLKVKIGTEVWLTEFTLSNRDKMSYPVLLGRKLLRKGFLVDVSRNFVLSGEGSPAPN
- the rimK gene encoding 30S ribosomal protein S6--L-glutamate ligase; amino-acid sequence: MKIAILSRNPKLYSTRRLVEAAKLRGHDVVVLDHLKCTMVNEHGKPRMYYKGQELSGIDAVIPRIGSSVTFYGTAVVRQFEMMKVFSINSSVSITRSRDKLRSLQIFSRHDIGIPKTVFADHPKDIDNLLNLVGGAPVVIKLLEGTQGIGVVLAETRNSAKSVIEAFYGLNASFLIQEFIQEAKGADLRCFVVGGRVVGAMRRQGLEGEFRSNLHRGGKAEVIKITREERRAALLAAKAMGLNVAGVDMLQSKKGPLILEVNSSPGLEGIEGATQVDIAGRIIEFIETHFKRGYKKDKILG
- a CDS encoding glucosaminidase domain-containing protein, coding for MKHLLFKLLLSAIFSFLPLYVSVSYFFSNTNNNARFIPELTIQNVYSELKKQGIAHPEVVLKQVIAETKWLNCRNCSLKFNNLFGFLTKSGYMKFEDWTASVAYYKKWQDSQYKGGDYYQFLSRIGYATAPSYIRLLKQIRIPELI